One Nocardiopsis gilva YIM 90087 genomic window, CGAGAAGATGAGCAAGTCGCTCGGCAACTCGCTGCTGATCCCGGAGATGGTGCGCAAGGTGCGGCCGGTCGAGCTGCGCTACTACCTCGGCCAGGCGCACTATCGGTCGGTCATCGACTACTCCGACGAGGCGCTGCGCGAGGCGGCCGCCGCCTACCAGCGGATCGAGGGGTTCCTGACGCGGGCGACCGAGGTCGTCGGGCACATCGAACCGGCGCCGGGTGTCCCGGCGGAGTTCGAGGCGGCGCTCGACGACGACCTGGGCGCCTCCCAGGCGCTCGCTATCGTCCACGGGCACGTGCGCGAGGGGAACACGGCGCTGTCGGAGGGGCGCAAGGAGCGCGTCGCCGAGCTCGGCGCGGACCTGCGCACGATGCTCGGGGTGCTGGGGCTGGACCCGCTCTCCGAACAGTGGGCGGGGGCCGAGGACACGGGGTTGCGCGAGGTCGTCGATGCCCTGGTGACCGTGGCCCTGGAGCAGCGCCAGGCGGCGCGGAAGCGCAAGGACTACGCGGCGGCCGACGAGATCCGCGACCGGCTGAACGAGGCGGGAATCTCGGTCGAGGACACCCCGCACGGCCCGCGCTGGGAGCTGCGGCGCGGCTGACCAGGATCGGCTGGGCAGAATCAGCTGACCGAGCCAGTCGAGCCCATACGGCACCATGGCAGTAGAAGCCATTCCGTACACCATCAGACCAACTGACGGGACCGTCCCAGGTTCCGGCATGCACGCGTGCGAAGTGACGCGAGGGGGAGGCGGCGTTCATGCCGGCGAAGAAGAGCAAGAAGGGCCCGACCAAGGGCAGCGGCGGCAAGGGACGTCGCTCTCTGGAGGGCAAGAAGACCACCCTGCCCGCCGAAGAGCGGCACTGGTACCAGGGCAAGCAGCGGCGCGCGGCCAAGAAGACGGCCGCGCCGTCGGCGGCCCGTGGCCAGGGCGGGGCCCGCACCGAGCCCCACGGCCGCACGCACCGCGACAGCGCGGCCAGCGGTGACCTCCTGATCGGCCGCAACCCCGTCGTCGAGGCGCTGCGGGCCGGGGTACCGGCCACCAAGCTCGTCATGCTCAACAGCCTGGACTCCGACGACCGCATCACCGAGGCAGCGCGCCTGGCCGGTGACGCAGGCGTGGAGATCCTGGAGGTGACCCGCGCCGAGCTGGACCGCCGCTGCGAGAGCAACGGGCAGCCGGGCGCGGCCCACCAGGGCATCGCGCTGCAGGTGCGGCCGTATAGGTACTGGCACCACAGCGACCTCCTGAACGCCGCGCTGGACGCGGAGGAGCCCGCGCTGATCGTCGCGCTGGACAGCGTGACC contains:
- the rlmB gene encoding 23S rRNA (guanosine(2251)-2'-O)-methyltransferase RlmB, translating into MPAKKSKKGPTKGSGGKGRRSLEGKKTTLPAEERHWYQGKQRRAAKKTAAPSAARGQGGARTEPHGRTHRDSAASGDLLIGRNPVVEALRAGVPATKLVMLNSLDSDDRITEAARLAGDAGVEILEVTRAELDRRCESNGQPGAAHQGIALQVRPYRYWHHSDLLNAALDAEEPALIVALDSVTDPHNLGAIARSAAAFGAHGLLIPERRAAGVTMTAWKTSAGTLARLPVAQATNLTRALEEYKKAGLFVVGLDAGGDTRLDNLDLATGPIVVVVGSEGKGLSRLVRETCDAVASIPISGAESLNASVAAGVSLYEVARRRTSGE